The proteins below come from a single Tribolium castaneum strain GA2 chromosome 9, icTriCast1.1, whole genome shotgun sequence genomic window:
- the Ndfip gene encoding NEDD4 family-interacting protein 1, translated as MSQDKMDQTRPEPNTESQTIAPSEITIDNSHISTPTVPSIVFVPTSSSSDDIPPPKADFYAPPPYEVATKTTKLPTYEEVQREKNLEEQNVPINTLPPRLSQYRAPGQRILTIENESNEDVDTSLLGTDFMFYIAFFVAFIFNWIGFLLLMCFCHTIASRYGALSGFGLSLAKWTFIVQHSTDLASKDNSWLWWLIMTFGLIICIRAILQYLSIKRGWHMLSASHQERLLFFY; from the exons ATGTCTCAAGATAAGATGGACCAAACCAGACCCGAGCCAAATACCGAAAGCCAGACG ATTGCTCCGTCGGAAATAACGATTGATAATAGCCACATTTCGACTCCAACGGTCCCCAGCATTGTTTTTGTCCCCACAAGTTCTTCAAGTGACGATATTCCACCCCCCAAAGCTGATTTTTACGCACCACCCCCTTACGAAGTTGCCACCAAAACCACTAAACTACCCACGTATGAAGAGGTACAAAGGGAGAAAAATCTCGAGGAGCAAAATGTTCCAATAAACACGTTACCGCCAAGA CTCTCACAGTATAGGGCGCCAGGACAGAGGATTCTCACAATTGAGAATGAATCAAACGAAGACGTGGACACCAGTTTATTGGGAACGGACTTCATGTTCTACATcgctttttttg ttgcGTTCATTTTCAACTGGATTGGATTTTTACTGTTGATGTGCTTTTGCCACACGATTGCGTCGAGGTACGGCGCCTTGTCGGGATTCGGTTTGTCCCTCGCAAAGTGGACATTTATTGTCCAGCATTCAACAGACCTAGCGTCAAAAGACAACAGCTGGCTCTGGTGGTTAATAATGACcttcg ggTTAATTATTTGCATACGTGCGATCCTTCAGTATTTGAGCATAAAGAGGGGGTGGCACATGCTGTCGGCAAGCCACCAGGAgagacttttatttttttattaa
- the LOC664356 gene encoding UPF0587 protein CG4646, protein MVKIGLQIKANLDHVEELYTNHPNYTFLLKLKCLNCGETSDKWHGITESETFPTKMGKTETHYLAKCKLCGRENSLDIIEGTNGKYTNEDQDKFKTIVVFDCRGIEPVEFTPGEGWVAKIEESGKVFNDVDLNDAEWVEYDDKIKESVGIYDLQSQFIKIK, encoded by the exons ATGGTGAAAATAGGGCTGCAGATCAAGGCGAATTTGGACCACGTTGAGGAACTGTACACGAACCACCCCAATTAtacatttttgctcaaattaaAATGCCTAAATTGCGGCGAAACTTCGGATAAATGGCATGGAATTACCGAATCTGAAACATTCCCCACAAAAATGGGAAAAACTGAGACTCATTACCTGGCAAAGTGTAAATTGTGTGGTCGGGAAAACAGTTTGGATATTATTGAAGGCACTAACG GTAAATACACAAACGAGGACCAAGACAAGTTTAAAACCATCGTGGTTTTTGACTGTCGGGGTATAGAGCCTGTTGAGTTCACCCCAGGTGAGGGGTGGGTCGCCAAAATCGAAGAAAGTGGCAAAGTCTTCAACGACGTTGATTTGAATGACGCAGAATGGGTTGAGTATGACGATAAGATTAAAGAATCGGTTGGTATTTACGACTTGCAGTCacagtttataaaaattaaataa
- the LOC103312686 gene encoding zinc finger and BTB domain-containing protein 24 → MKKTCLFCRNTRIFDIHKDFGNNSHTAKNDMLEFFGHQIESFLRPDDAICNTCMNIMDNVAKLKRRLLPLIFRSEPSNMEEDSKPLNFGKKWDIFASMNFDDENDPFLNSRSPTPSSLLTCKRIDIYESPLEMKIAEIERYRSLSRTSARSAADSEIVKAFTKKRGRRRKRGHNWSKRKNGRYSRTDAVTRRSVMSVYSTRSAVASRPVSSLSNLSTDSYESFYPPGMQPSTSAPAQEKKRVRHADENVEIKPKSVAKPQVKEIDLQEDELHECCMEGCTFICKDIDFMVQHKMTRHKQLALFRCNYCGKKYTSDADLEIHKRTHAEQYSCVICHKEFYFDRDLVQHWQEEHVKKSVPCPSCGKRFVDQNICNKHQKNVHKRNIPSRTDYNKENKNKEKEQSNSPNRDFEVRMLVQSSCSIPEILNAKEKSLQVSCSTTAMKLQETSIEHKYKFTGVPILTGFKV, encoded by the exons ATGAAGAAAACTTgcctattttgtagaaatacTCGCATTTTCGATATCCACAAGGATTTTGGGAACAATAGCCACACCGCGAAAAACGATATGTTGGAATTTTTTGGACATCAG ATTGAGTCCTTTTTGAGGCCCGATGATGCAATTTGCAACACTTGTATGAATATCATGGACAATGTGGCCAAATTAAAGCGTCGCCTTTTGCCCCTCATTTTCCGATCAGAACCGTCCAACATGGAGGAAGATTCCAAACCATTGAATTTCGGCAAGAAATGGGACATTTTTGCCTCAATGAACTTCGATGATGAGAATGACCCGTTCCTGAACTCTAGGAGCCCCACTCCCAGTAGTCTGCTCACGTGTAAACGCATTGATATTTATGAGAGCCCCCTTGAAATGAAAATTGCTGAAATCGAGCGCTATCGGAGCTTAA GTCGGACTAGTGCAAGGTCAGCTGCTGATAGCGAAATAGTCAAGGCATTCACTAAGAAACGGGGCAGAAGGCGAAAGCGGGGGCACAACTGGTCAAAGAGAAAAAACGGGAGGTATTCACGGACTGATGCTGTTACTAGGAGAAGTGTAATGAGCGTATACAGCACACGATCAGCTGTAGCATCAAGACCAGTTAGCTCCTTGTCTAACTTAAGCACCGACTCTTATGAGAGTTTCTACCCGCCTGGAATGCAGCCGTCGACATCAGCCCCAGCTCAGGAAAAAAAGCGGGTGCGACATGCTGATGAAAATGTAGAAATCAAACCAAAATCAGTCGCAAAACCACAAGTCAAAGAAATAGACTTGCAGGAAGATGAACTGCATGAGTGTTGCATGGAAGGTTGTACTTTTATCTGTAAAGATATCGATTTCATGGTGCAGCATAAAATGACCAGACATAAACAACTCGCCCTGTTCCGGTGTAATTACTGTGGCAAGAAATACACTTCGGA CGCTGATCTGGAAATCCACAAAAGGACGCATGCCGAGCAATACTCTTGCGTCATCTGCcacaaagaattttatttcgacCGTGATCTCGTTCAACACTGGCAAGAGGAACATGTTAAAAAATCGGTCCCCTGCCCGAGTTGTGGCAAACGATTCGTTGATCAAAACATTTGCAATAagcaccaaaaaaatgttcataAAAGGAATATTCCGAGTAGGACGGACTACaataaggaaaacaaaaataaggaaAAGGAACAAAGCAACAGTCCTAATAGAGACTTTGAAGTTAGGATGTTAGTGCAAAGCAGCTGTAGTATTCCTGAGATTTTAAACGCAAAGGAAAAATCACTCCAAGTGTCTTGCTCCACAACTGCAATGAAATTACAAGAAACTAGCATAGAACATAAGTACAAATTTACAGGTGTCCCAATACTAACCGGCTTCAAGGTTTGA
- the fat-spondin gene encoding spondin-1, whose translation MLKRLLILLFCFECFVWCCIREPSIYHSKAPKLPGDNGFQIRINENPEKFIPGKVYTLYLTHNKLQHFKRFTINVEAASEPGNLSPQRVGSFQLFSDSISKFNEECVNTISESNDSPKTEAFFMWAAPPPGSGCVTFKAMVLQDSTHWYADEGNLTKTFCEQTEKDMKFDESDCCACDEAKYSMIFEGIWSNKTHPKDFPFSLWLTHFSDVIGASHEKNFSFWGEGQIASEGFRSLAEWGSVRLMETELRAKSKYLRTIIKAAGLWYPNVNTNTSANFRVDRRHHLISLSSMLGPSPDWVVGVNGLNLCLKNCTWIENLIIDLFPYDAGTDSGISYMSPNAETKPRERMYRITTTYPEDPRAPFYDPSKKEMTPLARLYLKREKLIPKNCDENFLNAQLDVSENTEEINRPECAVTEYNQWSECSVTCGKGLRMRSREYRMPQKAKMFNCNRQLISKEMCVAAVPECEGGTPEEEVSIEDIPLENIEGICATSPWGPWSECSATCGVGFKMRTRLFIDSMGRKKCPHITVVEKEKCMSAPCTADQIEIPDPMCPTTDWSDWSPCSASCGKGIRMRTRLLLVEPGLQQKCSSRVELIQQAPCMDTPDCTIDMATAKVICMQESEPGPCTGYFNRWYFEPRKMMCVPFIYGGCRGNRNNFLTAQECMEACQVVRDALKGNINNNNNENANSNPSAVASSNGRFVDCMVSDWSPWSQCSVTCGTGISEKFRMVKRPAENGGRPCPSRLVKKRRCRGPPCV comes from the exons ATGTTAAAACGACTGCTGATCCTCCTGTTTTGTTTCGAGTGTTTTGTTTGGTGTTGCATTCGTGAGCCCAGCATCTACCACTCAAAAGCGCCCAAACTGCCGGGTGATAATGGCTTCCAAATCCGAATTAACGAAAACCCCGAAAAATTTATCCCGGGCAAAGTTTACACCC TTTATTTAACCCACAACAAATTACAACACTTCAAACGCTTCACAATTAACGTGGAAGCCGCCTCCGAGCCTGGCAACCTATCGCCGCAACGAGTCGGCAGCTTCCAGCTGTTTAGCGACTCGATTTCTAAATTTAACGAGGAATGTGTAAATACAATTTCCGAAAGTAATGATTCGCCAAAAACCGAGGCCTTCTTCATGTGGGCCGCCCCGCCTCCAGGCTCGGGCTGCGTCACTTTCAAGGCCATGGTCCTGCAGGACTCGACCCACTGGTACGCCGATGAGGGCAACCTGACCAAAACCTTCTGCGAGCAGACGGAAAAAGATATGAAATTTGACGAAAGCGATTGTTGTGCTTGTGACGAGGCCAAATATAGC ATGATTTTTGAAGGCATTTGGTCCAATAAAACACACCCCAAggattttcctttttccttGTGGCTGACTCACTTTTCCGATGTGATCGGCGCTTCGCACGAGAAGAATTTTAGTTTCTGGGGCGAAGGCCAGATCGCCTCTGAAGGGTTCAGGAGCCTGGCCGAATGGGGCTCTGTGAGACTCATGGAGACCGAATTAAGGGCCAAAAGTAAATACTTGAGGACTATTATTAAAGCAGCTGGGCTGTGGTACCCCAACGTCAATACTAACACTTCGGCCAATTTTCGAGTCGACAGGAGACACCATTTGATTTCTTTAAGCTCAATGCTTG GGCCTTCCCCGGATTGGGTTGTCGGAGTTAACGGTTTGAACCTTTGTCTCAAAAACTGTACCTGGATTGAAAATTTGATCATTGATCTATTTCCATACGATGCTGGAACCGACAGTGGAATCTCTTACATg TCCCCGAACGCTGAGACTAAACCGAGGGAACGCATGTACCGAATCACTACGACTTACCCTGAGGATCCAAGAGCCCCGTTTTACGACCCTTCGAAAAAAGAAATGACACCTTTGGCTCGGCTTTACTTGAAACgcgaaaaattaattccgaaaaattgcgacgaaaactTCCTAAACGCCCAACTTGACGTTAGCGAAAACACGGAAGAAATCAACAGAC CCGAATGTGCCGTCACCGAGTACAACCAATGGAGCGAATGTTCCGTCACTTGTGGTAAAGGCTTGCGTATGAGAAGTCGCGAGTATCGAATGCCCCAAAAAGCCAAAATGTTCAACTGCAACCGGCAGCTGATTTCGAAAGAAATGTGCGTGGCTGCAGTCCCCGAATGCGAGGGCGGAACCCCCGAAGAAGAAGTATCAATCGAGGACATTCCCTTAGAAAACATCGAAGGGATCTGCGCCACATCCCCTTGGGGCCCTTGGTCCGAATGTTCCGCCACGTGTGGCGTTGGTTTTAAAATGCGTACCCGCCTATTTATTGATAGTATGGGCCGTAAAAAGTGCCCACATATCACTGTTGTGGAAAAGGAGAAGTGTATGAGTGCCCCTTGTACTGCCGACCAGATTGAAATTCCCGATCCCATGTGCCCAACAACCGACTGGAGTGACTGGAGTCCTTGTAGCGCTTCCTGTGGTAAAGGAATCAGGATGCGGACGCGTTTGCTATTGGTAGAGCCGGGATTACAGCAGAAATGTAGCTCAAGAGTGGAGTTAATACAACAAGCGCCTTGTATGGACACTCCTGACTGTACTATAGACATGGCAACGGCCAAAG TTATTTGCATGCAAGAAAGCGAGCCTGGCCCGTGCACTGGTTACTTCAACCGTTGGTATTTCGAGCCCCGCAAAATGATGTGTGTTCCGTTCATTTATGGGGGCTGTAGGGGCAACAGGAATAATTTCTTGACGGCACAGGAATGTATGGAAGCGTGTCAGGTAGTTCGAG ATGCTTTGAAgggtaatattaataataataataacgaaaATGCAAATTCGAATCCTTCAGCCGTTGCGTCCAGCAATGGCAGATTTGTTGATTGCATGGTTTCGGATTGGTCCCCTTGGTCCCAATGTAGCGTAACGTGTGGGACCGGAATTTCCGAAAAGTTCAGAATGGTCAAAAGACCAGCCGAGAACGGGGGGCGCCCTTGCCCCTCGAGGCTCGTCAAAAAGCGGCGATGTCGGGGGCCGCCATGTGTCTAA
- the LOC664366 gene encoding uncharacterized protein LOC664366 isoform X1: MAFANNPSLKTPTVLEQLLEEINFQRTKEMRQLLKDDSGFVMLQGTTYWTDLFVRHFLFQNESTIDCDDLLFFVRKKHVKGSPRYLPKFETEVDVFRKDSRKLPIGDPDIDWEETVYLNLIIHQFEYTLTLAICTRTSPKELQVLKRHSQKVYASPSRRRMDTKGEVEEMTYPHICFMVDNFDEVFHDILVRDGEMVCVELVASDRAGTVQGVIFLGSIRYDALKKVYDARQSSLSTKMAQRMTFGLFSTASSQRCEFVRMKGPQGKGHAEMAVTKPKGSGVETPTSEPGFCATDMWDSDWDEDPEEFYVYRNQRRLSDPSANINNFVRGGWKSKLDAKCRSESEGLDCIDNGVSEIEAGDLRDERSGPASTSKSSCCGCFQKRKRGSITLLEMYSRTCVDPAKCAQRAPLGPPDNKCSCQPQPQINSLMNQSEYEVGKEKKKARKKAKPIRENANYAEFEFADDAISLNNESFDERPASRNSNSSIKEPSATDNPYINVNGKEELPCVEEMRKYCISDNISAPPTTKTEPKIVITKHNNVNNERIKFNRNFDGNYNKLSIRSIYSYCTLPKNRKFVSNNHKNHWFRHIVPPKRITPDGTHIYYWCDLKRGHNELDDGAYNPLWTMRGFTQTFHFWKENKRAQSVPLNAFLTYVTLPWWSIAKDILDHREGPILTF; encoded by the exons ATGGCTTTTGCAAACAATCCCAGTTTGAAAACCCCGACTGTTTTGGAACAGTTGCTGGAAGAGATCAATTTCCAACGTACTAAAGAAATGCGCCAACTGTTGAAAGATG ATTCGGGCTTTGTCATGTTGCAAGGTACAACCTATTGGACCGATTTATTCGTGCGGCATTTTTTGTTCCAAAATGAATCGACCATTGACTGCGacgatttgttattttttgtgagaAAGAAACACGTCAAAGGGTCTCCCAGATATTTACCCAAATTTGAA acggAAGTTGATGTTTTCCGAAAAGACAGTCGAAAGTTACCAATCGGGGACCCCGACATCGACTGGGAGGAGACAGTCTATTTGAACCTAATTATTCATCAGTTTGAATACACTCTAACACTAGCCATTTGCACACGAACGAGTCCGAAAGAACTCCAAGTCCTCAAGCGCCACTCGCAGAAAGTCTACGCCTCTCCGAGTCGCCGGAGAATGGACACGAAGGGCGAGGTCGAGGAAATGACCTACCCCCACATTTGCTTCATGGTGGACAACTTCGACGAGGTCTTCCACGATATTTTAGTCCGTGACGGTGAAATGGTTTGTGTGGAGTTGGTGGCCTCTGACAGGGCTGGGACCGTGCAAGGGGTGATTTTTCTGGGCTCGATTCGTTACGACGCCCTTAAGAAAGTCTACGACGCGAGG CAATCCAGTCTGAGCACAAAAATGGCCCAAAGGATGACTTTCGGTTTATTTTCAACCGCGAGTAGTCAGCGGTGTGAGTTCGTCCGCATGAAAGGGCCACAGGGCAAAGGCCACGCGGAAATGGCAGTCACTAAACCCAAAGGTTCAGGGGTCGAAACACCGACCTCCGAGCCTGGCTTTTGCGCCACCGATATGTGGGACTCCGACTGGGATGAGGACCCGGAGGAGTTCTACGTTTACAGAAACCAGAGAAGATTAAGCGACCCAAGTGCTAATATAAACAATTTCGTCCGTGGAGGCTGGAAGTCAAAGCTGGACGCGAAATGCCGCTCTGAGAGCGAGGGCCTCGACTGCATTGACAACGGAGTCAGTGAAATCGAAGCCGGAGATTTGCGAGACG AGAGGTCCGGTCCTGCTTCTACATCCAAGTCGAGTTGCTGCGGTTGTTTCCAAAAGCGGAAACGAGGTTCGATAACGCTGCTGGAGATGTACAGTCGGACGTGCGTGGATCCGGCCAAGTGCGCACAAAGGGCGCCTTTGGGGCCCCCTGATAACAAGTGCTCCTGTCAGCCGCAGCCACAAATTAACAGTTTAATGAACCAGTCCGAGTACGAGGTCGGGAAAGAGAAAAAGAAGGCGCGGAAAAAGGCCAAACCGATTCGGGAAAACGCCAATTATGCCGAATTCGAGTTTGCCGATGATGCGATTAGCTTAAATAATGAAAGTTTTGACGAACGGCCGGCGAGTCGCAACTCGAACTCGTCGATTAAAGAGCCCTCAGCGACCGATAATCCCTATATTAACGTTAACGGCAAGGAGGAACTGCCGTGTGTCGAAGAAATGCGCAAGTATTGCATATCTGACAATATATCAGCACCACCAACAACCAAGACTGAGCCTAAGATAGTTATCACGAAACACAATAATGTAAATAATGAACGAATCAAATTTAACCGAAATTTTGACGGCAACTACAACAAGCTCTCAATCAGGAGCATTTACAGTTATTGCACTTTGCCTAAAAATAGAAAGTTTGTCAGTAACAATCACAAAAACCACTGGTTCCGCCATATCGTCCCTCCGAAACGAATCACACCTGATGGAACACACATTTATTACTGGTGTGACTTAAAGCGGGGGCATAACG AACTGGACGATGGGGCTTATAATCCACTGTGGACGATGCGCGGGTTCACCCAGACGTTCCACTTTTGGAAAGAGAACAAAAGGGCACAGTCGGTGCCCTTGAACGCTTTTTTGACCTATGTTACTTTGCCTTGGTGGAGCATCGCCAAAG acaTACTTGACCATCGAGAAGGTCCAATCCTGACGTTTTAG
- the LOC664366 gene encoding uncharacterized protein KIAA0930 homolog isoform X2: MAFANNPSLKTPTVLEQLLEEINFQRTKEMRQLLKDDSGFVMLQGTTYWTDLFVRHFLFQNESTIDCDDLLFFVRKKHVKGSPRYLPKFETEVDVFRKDSRKLPIGDPDIDWEETVYLNLIIHQFEYTLTLAICTRTSPKELQVLKRHSQKVYASPSRRRMDTKGEVEEMTYPHICFMVDNFDEVFHDILVRDGEMVCVELVASDRAGTVQGVIFLGSIRYDALKKVYDARQSSLSTKMAQRMTFGLFSTASSQRCEFVRMKGPQGKGHAEMAVTKPKGSGVETPTSEPGFCATDMWDSDWDEDPEEFYVYRNQRRLSDPSANINNFVRGGWKSKLDAKCRSESEGLDCIDNGVSEIEAGDLRDELDDGAYNPLWTMRGFTQTFHFWKENKRAQSVPLNAFLTYVTLPWWSIAKDILDHREGPILTF; encoded by the exons ATGGCTTTTGCAAACAATCCCAGTTTGAAAACCCCGACTGTTTTGGAACAGTTGCTGGAAGAGATCAATTTCCAACGTACTAAAGAAATGCGCCAACTGTTGAAAGATG ATTCGGGCTTTGTCATGTTGCAAGGTACAACCTATTGGACCGATTTATTCGTGCGGCATTTTTTGTTCCAAAATGAATCGACCATTGACTGCGacgatttgttattttttgtgagaAAGAAACACGTCAAAGGGTCTCCCAGATATTTACCCAAATTTGAA acggAAGTTGATGTTTTCCGAAAAGACAGTCGAAAGTTACCAATCGGGGACCCCGACATCGACTGGGAGGAGACAGTCTATTTGAACCTAATTATTCATCAGTTTGAATACACTCTAACACTAGCCATTTGCACACGAACGAGTCCGAAAGAACTCCAAGTCCTCAAGCGCCACTCGCAGAAAGTCTACGCCTCTCCGAGTCGCCGGAGAATGGACACGAAGGGCGAGGTCGAGGAAATGACCTACCCCCACATTTGCTTCATGGTGGACAACTTCGACGAGGTCTTCCACGATATTTTAGTCCGTGACGGTGAAATGGTTTGTGTGGAGTTGGTGGCCTCTGACAGGGCTGGGACCGTGCAAGGGGTGATTTTTCTGGGCTCGATTCGTTACGACGCCCTTAAGAAAGTCTACGACGCGAGG CAATCCAGTCTGAGCACAAAAATGGCCCAAAGGATGACTTTCGGTTTATTTTCAACCGCGAGTAGTCAGCGGTGTGAGTTCGTCCGCATGAAAGGGCCACAGGGCAAAGGCCACGCGGAAATGGCAGTCACTAAACCCAAAGGTTCAGGGGTCGAAACACCGACCTCCGAGCCTGGCTTTTGCGCCACCGATATGTGGGACTCCGACTGGGATGAGGACCCGGAGGAGTTCTACGTTTACAGAAACCAGAGAAGATTAAGCGACCCAAGTGCTAATATAAACAATTTCGTCCGTGGAGGCTGGAAGTCAAAGCTGGACGCGAAATGCCGCTCTGAGAGCGAGGGCCTCGACTGCATTGACAACGGAGTCAGTGAAATCGAAGCCGGAGATTTGCGAGACG AACTGGACGATGGGGCTTATAATCCACTGTGGACGATGCGCGGGTTCACCCAGACGTTCCACTTTTGGAAAGAGAACAAAAGGGCACAGTCGGTGCCCTTGAACGCTTTTTTGACCTATGTTACTTTGCCTTGGTGGAGCATCGCCAAAG acaTACTTGACCATCGAGAAGGTCCAATCCTGACGTTTTAG
- the LOC100141670 gene encoding balbiani ring protein 3 isoform X2, with protein MECIQAIFLVLLLTVSTSTKQRKKYSDHDILEKSEVTVKFPTYALKIPPIITARKRTSTNLSTTPVTCNSANVSQALKDLRKKIKCVPRETVVEVAAPDGFKVYPNTFVVNRCGGMCTGGKKCLPTRKTDAEFYVRSVKIKTGMNYCNRIKVPADTECTCGCPEKKKCLSDQKFDPILCKCVCTNKEEEEKCLEKLNMNFKWKSKDCTCGCKREKNCTTGTVWKREECA; from the exons ATGGAGTGCATCCAAGCGATTTTTCTCGTGTTGTTGCTCACAGTTTCGACTTCCACCAAACAACGAAAGAAATATTCGGACCACgacattttagaaaaatcgGAAGTTACGGTGAAGTTCCCCACATACGCTTTGAAAATTCCACCGATCATAACAGCCCGGAAACGCACTAGTACTAACTTAAGTACCACGCCAG TTACTTGCAATTCTGCGAACGTGTCGCAAGCCCTGAAAGACCTGcggaaaaaaatcaagtgtGTACCACGGGAGACGGTGGTCGAAGTCGCCGCCCCCGACGGCTTCAAAGTGTACCCTAACACTTTTGTAGTCAACCGGTGCGGGGGCATGTGCACCGGTGGGAAAAAGTGTCTACCAACTAGGAAAACCGACGCTGAATTTTACGTCAGGAGCGTTAAAATCAAAACTGGGATGAATTACTGTAACCGGATCAAAGTTCCTGCAGACACAGAGTGTACTTGTGGGTGTCCCGAGAAGAAAAAGTGTTTGAGCGACCAAAAGTTCGACCCGATTTTGTGTAAATGTGTTTGTACAAATAAG GAGGAAGAGGAAAAgtgtttggaaaaattaaatatgaattttaaGTGGAAGTCAAAGGATTGCACCTGTGGCTGCAAACgggaaaaaaattgcaccacTGGAACTGTGTGGAAGCGGGAGGAGT GTGCGTAA
- the LOC100141670 gene encoding balbiani ring protein 3 isoform X1, whose translation MECIQAIFLVLLLTVSTSTKQRKKYSDHDILEKSEVTVKFPTYALKIPPIITARKRTSTNLSTTPVTCNSANVSQALKDLRKKIKCVPRETVVEVAAPDGFKVYPNTFVVNRCGGMCTGGKKCLPTRKTDAEFYVRSVKIKTGMNYCNRIKVPADTECTCGCPEKKKCLSDQKFDPILCKCVCTNKEEEEKCLEKLNMNFKWKSKDCTCGCKREKNCTTGTVWKREECRCVKEA comes from the exons ATGGAGTGCATCCAAGCGATTTTTCTCGTGTTGTTGCTCACAGTTTCGACTTCCACCAAACAACGAAAGAAATATTCGGACCACgacattttagaaaaatcgGAAGTTACGGTGAAGTTCCCCACATACGCTTTGAAAATTCCACCGATCATAACAGCCCGGAAACGCACTAGTACTAACTTAAGTACCACGCCAG TTACTTGCAATTCTGCGAACGTGTCGCAAGCCCTGAAAGACCTGcggaaaaaaatcaagtgtGTACCACGGGAGACGGTGGTCGAAGTCGCCGCCCCCGACGGCTTCAAAGTGTACCCTAACACTTTTGTAGTCAACCGGTGCGGGGGCATGTGCACCGGTGGGAAAAAGTGTCTACCAACTAGGAAAACCGACGCTGAATTTTACGTCAGGAGCGTTAAAATCAAAACTGGGATGAATTACTGTAACCGGATCAAAGTTCCTGCAGACACAGAGTGTACTTGTGGGTGTCCCGAGAAGAAAAAGTGTTTGAGCGACCAAAAGTTCGACCCGATTTTGTGTAAATGTGTTTGTACAAATAAG GAGGAAGAGGAAAAgtgtttggaaaaattaaatatgaattttaaGTGGAAGTCAAAGGATTGCACCTGTGGCTGCAAACgggaaaaaaattgcaccacTGGAACTGTGTGGAAGCGGGAGGAGTGTAG GTGCGTAAAAGAGGCATAA